The genome window ctcccagaagatcaccctgctgagattgctgtctcttttggcagaaattcaggtgcctcttcttctggtgaaacctcagctctgatggagaccttggaagtccttcatcagaatcaagctatgctggcttctcatttggacgcgcaagaagtagcaaatgctgagtttcgctccttcatggcaaggcaagctacaagcactgacgggattcatgatgttctggcgcggattttgcgtaggctaggatcttagtccttttgtctttgtagttttctttccttgttgcatctgttttcctgcattcctctcttgtaatcttttttgattatcaatgaaaagtttctttgttttacactccagtgattttatttgtcgttttattcatctgaatcttttgaaatattctttttgatgttatgacaaaaagggggagaagataaatgataaatgatttgattaatctatcagttgctgggtaaagctcccacacattttctaacaagaactgcaagttctatatggttcaagtgttttgcaggtataaagaagtgaagagaatcttcaaagcaaacacagaagcaaaaccataagaagtgttattctgtaaacagaataagctcatggaaactgaagcaagctgagtgctgtcaagcttcagaaatcagaagcaagaaagaagaatgaatcagaagcactgataatagaatttgatccatatttgtctattggctttgacaaaattctatttgctctgatacattattttagcctatatggctctgatacatatcatgtgttctcatatacattttatgttttgactcgttcatgctgacttttgtcgtttagtttttgttctgtaacatttcaggatgtagagatgctctgatgatgctctggtacattcaacaatgttctgatacaaatctagcatgaagtgatgttggtagaaattcaagctctgaagctatccgagggaagcagaaatcagaagctgtgaatgttctaaagatccagaaaactcaagttctgaagctgtcctaaatggaagcagaaatcagaagctgtgaatgttctgaagatcaaagaaattcaagttctgaagctgtcctaaatggaagcagaaatcagaagctgtgaatgttctgaagatcaaagaaattcaagttctgaagctgtcctagatggaagcaggaatcagaagctgtgagtgttctaaggatctaaagaaattctagttctgaagctgtccaatggaagcagaagtcagaagctatgaattctctgaagacagaagcttatgtgatcgtctctaccgaaataatcagggaagtcttttattaaagttcttcgagtatttatttcagggggagattatttatctcagggggagattgttaatctcagggggagacatattcatatgcttatgctatagctgtgtaatttgtcttttgccgtctgctctttctgatcgcaaattcatatcatttatatatgtttttgtcatcatcaaaaagggggagattgttagaacaagatttgttctgatcaattatcttagttttgatgataacaataatatgaattttgcttaagataatatggtactctaatccaatgcaatttccttttcaggaaatatataaagagtatgcataaattcagcgctcagaagctttgtctcaaaagggttcagcatgcaacatcagaacatggtctggcaagacatcagaagatggtcgaagcagaatcagaacatgggtctatggaagcatcagaagaacatgagatcagaagcactgaagttctgatggtatcacgctcagaagcacttcaaggtcagaagatcagaagatgctttgcaccaagctgtttgactctgatgatattcaaacgttgtattcacaaacatcagatcagaaggaagtacaagtggcaagctacgctgacggacaaaaggaacgttaaaagctattataggcaacgtcagtagacacagcgtgaacaaggctcgaggtagttgacaaaagcgtataacattaaatgcgatgctgtacggaacacgcaaagcattaaatgcactcaacggtcatcttctccaacgcctataaatatgaagttctgatgagaagcaaggttaacgattctaaacaaaaacaacgcctattaacttgctgaaactctgttctattcaaagctcagaatcttcatcttcatcaaagctcactacattgctgttgtaatatattagtgagattaagcttaaacgataagagaaatatcacagtttgtgattatagcttgtaagaagcaattgtaatactcttagaattgattacattaagttgtaaggaactagagtgatcgtgtggatcagaatactctaggaagtcttagaggttatctaagcaggttgtaactagagtgatcgtgtggatcagaatactctagaaaagtcttagagggtatctaagcagttgttcctggagtgatcagtgtgtgatcagaagactctggaagacttagttgctgactaagtggagaaccattgtaatccgtgcgattagtggattaaatcctcagttgaggtaaatcatctctgcgggggtggactggagtagtttagttaacaacgaaccaggataaaaataactgtgcaatttatttttatctgtcaagttttttaaagctacacttattcaaaccccccctttctaagtgtttttctatccttcatataagTGGCTTTGGTTTCGTTAAATTGAATGGTATCGGTGTCCATGTAGTTGGGATCGAAAACTTCCCCtattggtcgaagccctgtgatagcggctatgtcGAAAAGGGTCGGGGTAATCATCCCACAAGGAAGATGGAAGGTATTATGGGAAGCGTCCCAGAAATATAcagatgctactaacatggtttggttatattctaagcccgTCTTAGATAATTGGATCAAATCTTAAATTCCTAATTCTTTCCAGAATGAAGCCTTTTTGGTTTCCACCTTAGCCAACCAAGCATAATAAagttcaggatcctttgctaaagggattgatctaaacactttGAGGAAGTTGGTCGCGTAATTCAATCTAATTTTCTCTGGAACTACGGCGGCTTCAGTCGAAGCATCGTCTACATTGGTGGTGTCAGCTAAGATTGGGTTACCCCCTTGGTCTATTTGGTTTTTACTAACtaagggcctagttttataataagcaggaaagaatttgccCTGAGAAGAACTATTATCCCCAAGtaaaggacccataaaagcatgagtTCTTCCAGAAAGAAGAAAATGGATGATTACCTAAGAAGCATAAATAGCACGAGTTTCTTCTaagtttgggtctggaatgtattGCTGATTACCCACCTGTGTAGGGTGTTAAAATTGTTGAACAGGTTGGAGAGCGTTTGAAGTCTCCGATGTAGGGTTTCGGACGGTGGAAGACGCCATGGATGAAGTTGCTTCAAGAAATAGGTTTGAAACCTAAAAGGGTTTTTGTGTGTTTAGATTCTGAAGGATGGAGAACAAGGTTGTGTAATGAGGAAAAAACCCTGAAGGCTAAAGCTttggtatttaaaggtttagtgaAAACTGTTCAAATCTTTttgaataaaggtcaaaagggcACACGTCAAAAGCTGATTTAATCTAACGGAGGTCGAACagttattagccttactcctagtatctaggagCAATGATCATAAGTAATGACAAAAACGTGGGGACGCACGTTTTGaggagacgtttttgaaaatgacaagacgttttgaaagataagtcataaatgattatgacgttagtcagatgtcttggaactctaaaaggtATGAGTAAAgcgaaatctcatcatgacaagaaacgcctatttctctagtttttcgaaacagacatttattgggggcaatttgttagctcgagatttcgattgaagaatATGTTTCttgaagaattagagttcgaagaaaaATGGCTTTCAATGGCCATTCTCGAGAATGTTATTTATGGTGAAGATGCctaaaatcgaagctgaatcgagatatgTTGTCTTCAAGACTTAAATGTTTTTCTGAAATACGAAAGTACTGAAACTTGTAGTATTTCGTTGCATTCTCACTAAAgaacacgttgccacgtatcggaaagaggattcaggcgggagatttgaaattcgaaataTTCTGTATAACTCAACGAGGACAGATGGCGCTTCGGGGATTCGAAAcgcatgcatgtgagcaacgtggcatttcgctagtgtaggaccgttatggtcgaattagtataaataagggtcttagtatcaggatccagtgtgttcattatgtacaaatcactcacaaataactcaagtatcaagtgttaagagaaagagttcgctgagaaatgtacgtatgacaccaacactttaaatatgtttgtatttctatttacaGAATCGAAATGTCTTtaaatttcctttaatttttcGTCTAGTCTTTCCTTTGTTTCaagtttctttattttcttcgatAAGTCTTTACATTCTTGTACTTTACATTTCTGAAATTTacatttcttttacattttttGTCAAAGTTACATTTACGTTTATCACCAGTATATTTTCGGTTGTTcattttattagtttattttgCAAATTATTTATATGTTCATACCATAACCAAGTTTTCGAAGCAAAACAAAAGACCAACgaacatgaaccaaattatctcaaaagacaactatttgactatgtcctaggatcaatctagtcgatcatacgaataaccaaagtatatttatagtttgaaggactagcgattgtttaccgtaaatcaccgtaaacaccagttcggtttttaaaacatttattCGAATGTTACtaaaattgatttatttatttcttgttcaatttttatttatttattctttactATAATggtgattttatttcataaaacttTACTAAATACACTAAAATTACTATGCTTGTCCATTTCTTAAGTCACAAAATGTATTTCTCAACAAATCTAATTATTCTTCTTTACTACTCTCTTTCTGAATTTAAAGagtttttctctctctatttCACCGTTGTCTTCCTCTAATAGTTACTTTATGCACCCAGATTTAATTTGTTTCCTATTCTTAATTTGAGATATATTTCATAACCCTTTTTTTATATGTTCCTTTCTTGTTTAAATTTGATGTGTTTTTTTCCCTCTCTCACATCACTCATCCTCTCTGAACAAACCATGTGATAAGCTATGGCCTACAATGGCGGCAGCAAGTTGGAAATAGAAACATGATGTGCAACACTCTTTTAATCATACAATTACTACTTACCTTATCCAAACAATGTTAAAATCATACAATTACTATTTGCCTTAAATGTTCCAACATAAAAACTGGactcattttccttttttttcattTACTTTTTTACTTTTATAATCATGCTAAAAAAAAACTCATCTCCCTTTTTTTTACCATTCTTAATTATTtgttctttatttattatattctaGTTCCATTTTTCTTCCTCTCACTTCTATTTGTTTTCATATCACTATCCttcattttaattataaaataaatatttatttaaagtatCAAAGTTCTTAGCATTTTGTAATTTGAGGGCGAAAACATTCAAAATTATAAGTTTAAAGATTAAATAgacaaaattatatattattaaagttAAAGGactataataaaacaatatattttcttAAAACACCTGTACAATTTTGTAAATCTTGCCCAGCGGTCACGTGTTGTTCTAGTAAAAATCACCATAATAAGAGTAGCTTACATATATTTATGAATAGCATGTGCCTTATTAATCTTCTAATAGCATGTGCTTTTTttacagaaaataaatgatattaattcattcaaatcgatagagtatattgttgcaatacaaattcaaaatcgccaaaaacaaaaaggatgaatctgcgaacaaatccacagcatccatgttaatagcataaaacggtaaattgcatatgcctacaaatattaatgtattgattgtattgagatgtccgaaatattcatgcttccggatctgtagcgttgacgataccaaagtcattgattgaatctgcactagatcgaaactaatctttcaatctgaaacaaatgaacaccgcacaaaaacggaaaaacaaaatacccgcacgaagacgagaaatcaaaatacaccacagaaatatgggaaatcaaaacaaacgatgacccacgaaatcacaaaaaagacaaaaagaaaaggtgtgaaaattacttatttaagtaatagataaacaaaaacgatttggaggggtgattttggatcaaaattgatcctaaatcacccctctttgagagagaggaaggaaaaagaagaaaagtgacgGCTAGGGTAGAAGAGGAGGAGAGCTTCTTCTAAAGAAAGTCTTTGTTTACAATAGCATGTGCCTTATTAATTTGCAGTCTCTTATAATTGGGGCGTTCACAAACCGGCCCAATAAAAAATCGTAAAActgaatcgaaccaaaccaaaatcGTAAAAATTGTATTTAGTTCGGATGTGTTAAGGTCATCTTCTAACAAAAATTACATGATTTAGTTCGGTTTGTGATTTGTATTTTAAAACCGAACTAAAataaatcaaaccgcattatattacaaaatcttactaatcaatatatatttttaatttttatagagaaatcaacaagtattattgtgtgtatattttatcatattcttttataaaatatttattttaatttacctatcaacaaaaataaaaaattataataccaattattcatttaaaaatacttaataatatatattttattgtattctttgtatgatatttatttaaaaatacaacttcatgtatataattttttagatttaagaTAAACTTGTAAGACCGAAttttatatatatcaaattttaaatttatttaataattataagtttttttatcgAAATCTATGAATgataaaacacaaaattataatttttaaatatgtaaGTAtggttcaatattttttttttttaaaaacctaatCAACCGAACCAGTCCAAATCCCAttaatttgatttggttttatttttaaaagtcaaccgaaccaaactaaaccgcaaatttttttctcttacaatttaaatgatttttaatgTCAAAACCGCTCAAACCACATTACACCCCTATTTTATCACATGCTCACGGCTTTATATCTATTttgatataataatatatttaataaaagaaGCATATCAGATTTGTTTTCTAAACGATGGAAACTTATATTTTGCCCTATATATATTGCAGAGTTTTGTAGTTCAACATCACATATCCTCTCCTCTCTCTTTAAAATTGTCTAGTTTCTCCATTCACCAAAAACTCTTGTTTAGATATATTTATTTTCCCATGTCCCAACTAATCTCAAAAACATGGACTCTGAGCTTAATGTAATTGATATCACTCCTTATCTTGCAATGTCCGGTGAATGTGATGAACAACTGATTGCCCTTTGTTGTGAAGTGAGTTACAATTTGAGGGAAAAGGGAGCACTGCTCTTAAAAGATCCACGATGCACACTAGAAGACAGTGATCGTTTTGTTGCAATGGTGGAGAAGTATTTCTCTAGCTCTCTACAGTTTAAACTCCTCCACCAAAGACCTCAGTTACATTACCAGGTAGTTATTTGTAACACAgctttcctttcttttcttttcttttctcctttACAATATAGCTAAGAATATAAATGAAATGAGTGTTTGTTTGTAGGTTGGGGTCACACCAGAGGGAATAGAAGTACCCAGAAGCTTGGTGGATGAAGAGATGAAAGAGAAAATGCAAAAAATGTCGGAAGAAAATAGACCAAGTGCTCCTCTTGGTGCTGATCTCAAATGGCGATACTTTTGGAGACCCAACAGCTGTTCTCAATCAGTAATACCTGAAGGTTTTCTTGAATGGGAAGAAACCATGAATTCTTGGGGACAAAAGATGATGGCAGCAATTGAAGTTTGTcatttgaataataataattttattatcatCATCCTCTATTAACTAGcttgatttttaattttgttaattcctTAAATATAGGTGGTTGCTGAAATGGCAGCTATTGGGTATGATCTTCCAAAAGATTCTTTTACTTCTCTTATGAAACAGGTCTCCACTCACATCAATTTGCTTCAAGGAACTTTATAATATATTTGGGCGATTGATTAAATTGCATGTCTTTTTTGTGATGTACTAGGGCCCACATCTGTTAGCTCCAACAGGGAGTGACCTTGAAAAATATGGGAAGGAGGGAACGGTTCTGGCTGGGTATCACTATGACCTTAACTTTCTAACCATACATGGAAGAAGTAATTTTCCTGGCTTAAATGTATGGttgaaaaatggaaaaaagattGCGGCAAAGGTTCCATTTGGATGTCTTCTTGTTCAAACCGGAAAGCAGGTAACTTAAAAGTAACtttaattaatttcatttaatCTTATAAATTGTTGATACCCTCTATATTTTCATATCATAACTTTTTAATATAGATGGAGTGGTTAACGGGAGGGGAATGTATGGCAAGCATGCATGAATTGGTGGTGACCAACCACACTATTGAAGCCATCAGTGAAGCCCAGGAGCAAAAACGTTGCTTGTGGAGAGTCTCATCAACAGTGAGAATGATTTTTTAGTGGACTTAATTTGAATGATACCaacatattattatatttattttaaaataatattgtttaaattttttttgcatataaattaagaaatataaacaaaaattaaatttttttaatatttttattaataaactattaaatttttttgcAGTAGTTAAATGAtacaaatgaataataataattaatttgtttcatttattttaaaacaaatattatttgtAAGGTGGTGTCTAAGGGGATGGTTCAATTAAGTCTCTCACCGGTAATTAAATATCTTGTAGTATTTAATGGAAAGGATGATTGATGGTGAAGGAGAAGCagttttgtcaaaaaaaataaaaataaaaagcataaaattgCAAGTGATGGTGGGAGTTGTTAAATTCATCCAACCACAGATAAATCCTAGCATAATGAAATGGAaaagaattattaaaaaattaattttaaaaaaaatgtgaaaacaaTATTGTGTCACGTGTGATAGTGTctaaatattctattttttatttatgatatgATTTTTAGGTCGagacttaattaatttttttttttatatagttgTTTGCTCACATAGCTTCTCATCAAATTCTCAAGCCGTTGGGATATTTTGAGAGATCACCGTTGGCAATCAAATATCCACCAATCATTGCAGGAGAGTACGTTGAACAAGAGCTTGGAGTAATAAATGTTAAggcaaataattaatttttattatttataattgtaTTAAAAAACTCTGTAcaggagaagaagatgaaaattagTAACTTGATGTGAAAGTTACCATTATTGATCTTAGCGTTAATGTTTTGCCTTAGTTGTACTTGTTGTATAAGTTACTCGGTTTCTATTTTGGTTAGTTAGAATGTTTGTTGGGTTGTTATCTCTCTCTAACCAACTTGTaattattgaagagtaattcaatattcagaagttgtGATGTGGGTTGATCtcctgatggttactcagaagatgtcgttgaccagaagatgttatcttttgGGTCCCactagcttagctgtttagtagtaagggtactttagtattttgtagtactgtttgtaccttagacttgttcactaagtttactgttttagggcttatgtggcaagattttcttttcttataaatagccttgtaatagctatcattaataaTAGAATACAATTTTTATTCTCTCATCCctttttgcgccgttattcctttattctctttgtcaccatctttattcattgtgcaccaacaattggtatcagagcctggttccaaacacagggaaacacgagtgaacgtgagtttgtgtgactgtgtgattgattttgtttctgggaaacaaagttgtgttgaatcacatttttcttgattgtttgtgggttgggaaacactgtgtgagtgtgagtgaaatctgtttttgtctgcacaagtttaaagatgagtggaagcaacttgaataccaaacttccagttcttgatggtaaaaactggaatagatggatgattcaaatgcgtgtattatttggtgctcaagatgttctaga of Vicia villosa cultivar HV-30 ecotype Madison, WI unplaced genomic scaffold, Vvil1.0 ctg.000828F_1_1, whole genome shotgun sequence contains these proteins:
- the LOC131631457 gene encoding uncharacterized protein LOC131631457; this encodes MDSELNVIDITPYLAMSGECDEQLIALCCEVSYNLREKGALLLKDPRCTLEDSDRFVAMVEKYFSSSLQFKLLHQRPQLHYQVGVTPEGIEVPRSLVDEEMKEKMQKMSEENRPSAPLGADLKWRYFWRPNSCSQSVIPEGFLEWEETMNSWGQKMMAAIEVVAEMAAIGYDLPKDSFTSLMKQGPHLLAPTGSDLEKYGKEGTVLAGYHYDLNFLTIHGRSNFPGLNVWLKNGKKIAAKVPFGCLLVQTGKQMEWLTGGECMASMHELVVTNHTIEAISEAQEQKRCLWRVSSTLFAHIASHQILKPLGYFERSPLAIKYPPIIAGEYVEQELGVINVKANN